Proteins encoded by one window of Hafnia alvei:
- the tssJ gene encoding type VI secretion system lipoprotein TssJ — protein sequence MVALFFCVHLTGCETAKKLGQVIANPDVQVGKLAEQPSEITVTLLTEPDTNINADGEAASVDVQLIYMSDDSKLQATDYDQIASTALPDVLGKNYIDHQDFSLLPDTIKTLPPVKLDGKTQFIGVVAYFSDDQTTEWKQIEPVESTGHSYRLLVHVRQSSIEMKKEDN from the coding sequence ATGGTGGCGCTGTTTTTCTGCGTACACCTGACCGGCTGCGAAACGGCGAAAAAACTCGGTCAGGTGATCGCCAATCCGGATGTTCAGGTCGGGAAGCTGGCGGAGCAACCGTCAGAGATTACGGTGACGCTGCTGACCGAGCCAGACACCAACATCAATGCAGATGGTGAAGCCGCCTCTGTGGATGTGCAACTGATTTATATGAGTGACGACTCCAAGTTACAGGCCACCGACTATGACCAGATAGCCAGCACGGCGCTACCGGATGTGCTGGGGAAAAACTATATCGATCACCAAGATTTTAGCCTGCTGCCGGACACGATTAAGACCCTGCCGCCGGTGAAGCTGGATGGGAAAACTCAGTTTATCGGCGTTGTGGCCTATTTTTCTGATGACCAGACCACCGAATGGAAACAAATTGAACCAGTGGAAAGCACCGGCCATAGCTACCGCCTGCTGGTACATGTACGGCAGAGCAGCATCGAAATGAAAAAAGAGGACAACTGA